The genomic DNA CAGTGATGTATAGATTTATACACCGTGTCGTGTTCATGGATCTTAGCGGAAATTTCGGGATTGTGTAACAACGTCTGTCTGGCCCTTTTAAATAGGCTAAACACCATAATCCAATCAAATCCAATCAAATCCCATCCTGTCCCGTCAAACTGTAACGGCTGTAAAGTctgtcttttttcctttttatacaTCCATGCTCTCTTCACACATTTATTAAGAAGCACCTTTTTTGCTGCAGATCAGTTAATTTGTAGTCATTTTACTGTTGCTTAAATGTCCTGAAATTTGTAGGAATGCTACAGTGCTTGAAGTTTATGGTAATCTGTATTTCCATGACCCACACATTTCTTTTTGCAGGTGGTTGCTGGCATGAAGTACGTCATCACTGTGAGAATGGCGAAGACCCCCTGCAGAAAGGGCAGTGAAAATGAAGTGTGCGCCATCTACCAAGAGCCAGCAATGGCTCGGATAATGACTTTATTTAGAGGCTACAACCTCAGCTTCTGAAAGAAAAAATCCCCATTCGATTTAGCTATTGGGAGTTATTATTAAATGTCAAACAGAAGACTTATACTTCTCTCTTCAACAGTAGACAGCAACTGTCACATTGtgaaacacatactgtatgtatttcccCATTTTGAACAATCAAGCTTTGTTTGTTAAAGGAAGATGGAATTAGACAGAGCAGCGTGAAGCAAGGAGAACTAGCTAGCACAGCTGTTAAACCATAGTCATTTTTCACTAGATAACTACATTTAACTAATAATTAAACATAGCCTATTAATAATGATAGTCCCTTTTTTAAATGATCAGGATCCTAAAATAATCCTGATCATTGAACGTGGGGAATGGGGGATGACGTCTTTTACAATGCTTGAAGTGAGGACATTAAGTTCATCATGCCCtcttaaaaacagaaagaaattcTATGTTGATCTTTGActatgatgatgtcacacattAAATGCTATGTGctgttatatttttgatatatttatatatataatgtgtgtaattttTTCTTCCTCAGCCTTACCAGTGCACATTCACAGTGTGGAGCCGCCCTTGGATTAATGATATCCAGCTGCTGAAGGAGACGTGCTAGAAAGAGAACCACGTGGGAAATATGTATTGTTTGCTGAATAACCGTCATACAGAGTCATGTATTCCTGTATACGAAACAAAAGTCAATTTTCTGCCTATGTTACTTCACTGCTACATTAAATAACTTTTGAAAGTCGGTGTGTTTCAGATTAACCTATAGAGTAAAGCAATGTAAAGATGTATTAACTTTTATAGGAGCAACTAAACCAAGCAAATAACTAATAGTTGTGGTAACCACAcactgttttaaaatgaaatgacaatTAAAATAGTATGTGAACTTTAATGAATATGTCCATATGTGGTAAATGCATATAggtttaatattttattattgaGTACAGAaaggtttttgtgtgttttttcagcaTTCCTATCTGTCATCATCTGACATTTGGCCAATAACAGTATGAATGCtgtgaaatgtatattttaggaAGCAAAAACTTCAGAAGTTATAATTACcactggttttgttttgaaaacaTGAATTTCTCTTTTTCAAAACATGGTTTGATAATGTGAATTTCTCCTGAGTTATTAGTCATTATGtgaattctttttttgtttttttcacctcAGTGGAGATTTCTACACAAATACGAGCTGACATCCTTAACAAAATAGCATTAACTATGCTATTTTGTTAAGGATGTCAGCTCGTTACAGACTTTAGGCAAGGTCTCTGACACGgatgttgtcggtacacgatccgttctgcctgcacgatccgttctgcacatgcgcaaaatgttcgcgcatgcgcggttgtacgaggatttacgacactgcacgatctgttccacgcttccggtcgacagccaagctaacgttagtttagctaacagctaattcggctaactgctagctgattgtagcggtctgcagttagcctccacaggcaagctaacgttagtttagctaacagctaattcggctaactgctagctgagacagcatgtaataactttaaaagaccctcaaaataaaacttgaaaataaacgttgacatatataacaaacacctaacatatataacagctgttacatcagttctactttacttgtgctcatttaaaatacaatcactcaatacttgtctttattgttattactgtgaagtcttaatttagctgtagcctgcttttcccattacgtttgagttaacgttattttagactgaatctatctgtcagctagcggttagccgaattagctgttagctaaactaacgttagcttcccggtggaggctagcgataggctagcgtggaacagatcgtgcaggtcgtatggatacgtaaaacagtattatcttgcgcatgtgcagaacggatcgtgtaccgacagatgtattaagagaacgttcTGAACCGTCTCTGCCATATTGGGGCCAAATCAGCTGGAAGGGGTTGCAGAGATAGTTGATTGGCTGCAAGATGTGCCACTCCCCGTGAACGAAACAACCGTGACGTCGTTGTTTATATAACAGGGAGGACACGTCgagctgttgttgttttgtaatATTAAATCCGGAGTTACAGAAACATGATGTGGAAGATTGTCTTCCCTGTTCTTGCGGCCGTTTTCGCCGTCGGGTTAGGAGGACTTGTAGGGGGGTTTTCCGACGTAGATATCAATAACGAAGGGGTGCGTAATGCCCTCAACTATGCCGTCGTCCAACATAACAGGGGCAGCAACGACATGTACCTCAGCCAAGTAGCAGAAGTGGTCAAGGCTCAGAGACAGGTCAGTGACGTTTCATGAACTTGTGAATGTCTACAGCTTTATTTAACAGACCTTGTGTAATCAAGGTAACCCCGTTTACATGTATGCGTCGTGTGATATCAACCATTAACTGTAACGTAAACGTCACAGAGTAGCTAGACCTTTTACGCCCGTAAATTAATTACCCATTTTTGTATTTCTACTCCTAAATTCGCATTAAGTCATGCCTGTGTAAGCATATAGCGTTAGGCCTACagtaatgtatatatttatgttcatGGATCTTAGCGGAAATTTCTGGATTGTGTAACAACGTCTGTCTGGCCCTTTTAAATAGGCTAAACACCATAATCCAATCAAATCCAATCAAATCCCATCCTGTCCCGTCAAACTGTAACGGCTGTAAAGTCTTGTCTTTTTTCCTTCTTATACATCCATGCTCTCTTCACACATTTATTAAGAAGCAcatttcttttgctgcagatcAGTtcatttgtagtcattttgctCTCGATCATGTTGCGCCCTTCTTGACACTTCAAAGAGGGCTAACTGCTGcatcagatcattttgtgtgttGCTGTGGACTTCATTGATATTTGACTAACACACATTTTGAGTGACATAATCATTTAAAATTAGAATTTTATAATAATAGGAATATTTGGGGTATGTTAATTTAAAGTTAAACGTGGCTGGAATGTAATGGCTTAAATGTCCTGAAATTTGTAGGAATGCTACAGTGCTTGAAGTTTATGGTAATCTGTATTTCCATGACCCACATATTTCTTTTTGCAGGTGGTTGCTGGCATGAAGTACGTCATCACTGTGAGAATGGCGAAGACCCCCTGCAGAAAGGGCAGTGAAAATGAAGTGTGCGCCATCCACCAAGACCCAGCAATGGCTCGGGTAATGACTTTATTTAGAGGCTACAACCTCAGcttctgaaagaaaaaaatccccATTCTATTTAGCTATTGGGAGTTATTATTAAATGTCAAACAGAAGACTTATACTTCTCTCTTCAACAGTAGACAGCAAGTGTCACATTGtgaaacacatactgtatgtatttcccCATTTTGAATAATCAAGCTTGATGTTTGTTAAAGGAAGATGGAATTAGACAGAGCAGCGTGAAGCAAGGAGAACTAGCTAGCACAGCTGTTAAACCATAGTCATTTTTCACTAGATAACTACATTTAACTAATAATTGAACATAGCCTATTAATAATGATAGTCTTTTTTAAATGATCAGATCAGGATCCTAAAACATTAAGTTCATCATGCCCtcttaaaaacagaaacaaattcTATGTTGATCTTTGActatgatgatgtcacacattAAATGCTATGTGctgttatatttttgatatatttatatatataatgtgtgtaattatttCTTCCTCAGCCTTACCAGTGCACATTCACAGTGTGGAGCCGCCCTTGGATTAATGATATCCAGCTGCTGAAGGAGACGTGCTAGAAAGAGAACCACGTGGGAAATCTTTAGTCTTAGTATTGTTTGCTGAATAACCGTCATACAGAGTCATGTATTCCTGTATGCGAAACAAAAGTCAATTTTCTGCCTATGCTACTTCACTGCTACATTGAATAACTTTTGAAAGTCGGTGTGTTTCAGATTAACCTATAGAGTAAAGCAATGTAAAGATGTATTAACTTTTATAGGAGCAACTAAACCAAGCAAATAACTAATAGTTGTGGTAACCACAcactgttttaaaatgaaatgacaatTAAAATAGTATGTGAACTTTAATGAATGTGTCCATGTGGTAAATGCATATAggtttaatattttattattgaGTACAGAaaggtttttgtgttttttcagcATTCCTATCTGTCATCATCTGACATTTGGCCAATAACAGTATGAATGCtgtgaaatgtatattttaggaAGCAAAAACTTCAGAAGTTACAACACtgattgtattttgaaaacatGAATTTCTCTTTTTCAAAACATGGTTTGATAATGTGAATTTCTCCTGAGTTAATAGTCATTATGtgaattctttttttgtttttttcacctcAGTGTAGatttcctatatatatatatatatatatatatatatacacacacacacacacacacactaccggtcagaggtttggggtcacttagaaatttccattccactccattacagacagaataccagctgagatcagttgcattgtttttttaaccaggacagcagttttcagattacattatgtgtttacataattgcaaaagggttctcgactgttgtagaaagaagtgtctgatctttaatgcaatacctacattgcccattatcagcaaccattcatccaatgtttcaaaggcacattctgtttactaatctgata from Sander lucioperca isolate FBNREF2018 chromosome 15, SLUC_FBN_1.2, whole genome shotgun sequence includes the following:
- the cst3 gene encoding cystatin C (amyloid angiopathy and cerebral hemorrhage), with the translated sequence MMWKIVFPVLAAVFAVGLGGLVGGFSDVDINNEGVRNALNYAVVQHNRGSNDMYLSQVAEVVKAQRQVVAGMKYVITVRMAKTPCRKGSENEVCAIHQDPAMARPYQCTFTVWSRPWINDIQLLKETC